Proteins found in one Parcubacteria group bacterium CG10_big_fil_rev_8_21_14_0_10_36_14 genomic segment:
- a CDS encoding phenylalanine--tRNA ligase subunit beta: MNILVSYNWLKEYLKTGLKPEEFASCVSLCGVGVERIYPQGETWDKIVLGKILEIKKHPNADKLKLVLTDIGKKVEIVCGGSNLEVGMKVAVALEGAKVRWHGEGELVELKTTEIRGVKSGGMICAASEIGLDWQFEQKDSHEILDLSAISAKSGTLLAKALNLQDTIFDIEVTTNRPDELCILGVAREAGTILKAPFEFPKITSINGKKGNILKVENKEPELCYRYQAVVIEGVEVKESPWWLKQKLMTVGSRSINNIVDITNLILWEMGQPLHAFDYDKLLDKKIIIRCAKKGEKIKALDGEEYKLGEDNLVIADGKNPSAVAGVMGGESSGVSEETKTIVLEAATFNPVTVRKTSRGLGLRSESSNLFEKGLSTEATTNALYRAAELIKEIAGGKIVSEVFDLRSKKFSPKEITLDTERAKKIIGADIKIAEMADILSRLGFFVKTDGKRIKAKAPYWRECDIEIEEDLIEEIARIFGYHNLPNTLPKGELPDEVLDKSFVWEKKIKQFAVSAGFFEVMPYTMVSKKALDTFNLKDAVKIANPLSEDLAYMRPSILPSLVGISRENENRSSEGEIFELGRVYKKSGKGELPKEEIRFAGAVWGNSPEGQLFYKIKGFLSALLKKYGVSYTFGDCENKNYHPTRSFVVLVGKENLGCFGELHPAVLLKVGVETRVAVFDLDFGRLLEHLKSHKPYESLPEFPGILRDVAFIVDKKQEYEEIKQAIYSQDALIRDVDFFDAYEGKGVPTGKKSLALHIFFCSSHKTLEAKEAENVMGKIVNMLKNKFKAEIR; the protein is encoded by the coding sequence ATGAACATTTTAGTTTCTTATAATTGGCTAAAAGAGTATTTAAAAACCGGATTAAAGCCGGAAGAGTTTGCGTCCTGCGTTTCTTTGTGCGGAGTGGGAGTTGAACGCATTTATCCACAAGGAGAGACTTGGGATAAAATTGTATTAGGAAAAATTTTGGAAATAAAAAAACATCCTAATGCCGATAAATTAAAATTAGTTTTAACTGATATTGGAAAAAAAGTAGAGATTGTTTGTGGCGGGTCAAACTTAGAAGTGGGAATGAAGGTTGCTGTAGCATTGGAAGGCGCAAAAGTCCGTTGGCATGGCGAGGGAGAACTTGTAGAACTAAAGACGACAGAAATTCGCGGAGTAAAAAGCGGAGGAATGATTTGCGCTGCGTCGGAAATTGGCCTTGATTGGCAGTTTGAACAAAAAGACAGCCATGAAATTTTGGACTTGTCAGCTATTTCTGCAAAATCAGGGACATTGTTGGCAAAAGCTCTTAATTTGCAAGATACTATTTTTGATATTGAGGTAACAACTAACCGGCCTGATGAGCTTTGTATTTTGGGAGTAGCTCGTGAAGCAGGAACAATATTGAAAGCACCGTTTGAATTCCCAAAAATAACTTCAATAAACGGGAAGAAGGGTAACATATTGAAAGTGGAGAATAAAGAGCCAGAGCTTTGCTATCGTTATCAAGCAGTTGTTATTGAGGGCGTAGAGGTGAAAGAATCGCCCTGGTGGTTAAAACAGAAGTTAATGACCGTAGGCTCGCGGTCCATTAATAATATAGTAGATATTACAAATCTGATTTTATGGGAAATGGGTCAACCTTTACATGCTTTTGATTATGATAAACTTTTGGATAAAAAAATAATAATTCGTTGCGCTAAAAAAGGCGAAAAAATAAAAGCATTGGACGGAGAAGAGTATAAGTTAGGAGAAGATAATCTTGTGATAGCTGATGGTAAAAATCCTTCAGCAGTTGCCGGTGTTATGGGTGGAGAATCTTCTGGTGTGAGCGAAGAAACCAAAACTATTGTTTTAGAAGCTGCAACGTTTAATCCTGTAACAGTGCGAAAAACTTCGCGCGGACTTGGACTTCGGAGCGAATCGTCAAATCTTTTCGAAAAAGGACTTTCTACCGAAGCGACGACAAATGCTCTATACCGCGCAGCAGAATTGATAAAAGAAATAGCCGGTGGAAAAATTGTAAGCGAAGTATTTGATTTGCGCAGTAAAAAATTTTCTCCAAAAGAAATAACTTTGGATACGGAACGAGCCAAAAAAATTATTGGCGCAGATATAAAAATTGCAGAAATGGCTGATATTTTATCTCGATTGGGATTTTTCGTTAAAACAGATGGTAAAAGGATAAAAGCCAAAGCTCCGTATTGGCGCGAATGTGATATAGAAATAGAAGAAGATTTGATAGAAGAAATTGCTCGCATATTTGGTTATCATAATTTGCCGAACACTCTTCCAAAAGGAGAGTTGCCGGACGAGGTATTGGATAAGAGTTTTGTTTGGGAGAAAAAAATAAAACAATTTGCAGTGTCAGCCGGATTTTTTGAAGTAATGCCATATACCATGGTAAGTAAGAAGGCGCTAGATACTTTCAATCTAAAGGATGCGGTGAAAATTGCTAATCCGCTTTCCGAAGATTTGGCATATATGAGACCTTCGATTTTACCATCTCTTGTGGGTATCTCGCGTGAAAATGAAAACAGGTCTAGCGAAGGAGAAATATTTGAGTTGGGCAGGGTTTATAAAAAATCAGGCAAAGGCGAACTGCCAAAAGAAGAGATACGTTTCGCCGGAGCGGTCTGGGGAAATTCTCCAGAAGGGCAATTATTTTATAAAATAAAAGGATTTTTGTCGGCATTATTAAAAAAATACGGAGTTAGTTATACTTTTGGAGATTGTGAAAATAAAAATTATCATCCTACAAGAAGTTTTGTTGTTTTGGTAGGAAAAGAAAATCTGGGATGTTTTGGCGAACTCCATCCGGCAGTTCTTTTAAAAGTCGGAGTAGAGACAAGGGTTGCTGTCTTTGATTTGGATTTCGGAAGACTTTTAGAACATCTAAAATCTCATAAACCATATGAGTCATTACCTGAGTTTCCGGGTATTTTGCGTGATGTTGCTTTTATTGTGGATAAAAAACAGGAATATGAAGAAATAAAACAAGCGATTTATTCGCAAGATGCGCTTATACGAGATGTGGATTTTTTTGACGCTTATGAAGGTAAAGGTGTGCCAACAGGAAAAAAATCTTTAGCGCTTCATATATTTTTTTGTTCTTCGCACAAAACATTAGAAGCAAAAGAAGCAGAAAATGTTATGGGCAAAATTGTAAATATGCTGAAGAATAAGTTTAAGGCTGAAATTAGG
- a CDS encoding phenylalanine--tRNA ligase subunit alpha, which yields MKDKLQQLKKSAMADLEKAKNAEALQDFEVNYFGRKGKYTFLVKELPKLSTENKKNIGRLANEIKTEIQEAIKTRQVELQSERLGNFAKEEWIDRTLPGEKPRVGHLHITSQAIEEIVSIFTRLGFVRRKYPEIEWDWYAFEALNMPASHPARDEWETFFIDLPVGKKGKIVLTPHTSSGQVREMESGKLPIRMMNISKTYRRQSDVSHTPVFHQFEGLFIDKDVSIANLKGVLDYFAKSFFGEGRRTRLRPFHFRFTEPSFEIDVSCDVCGGIGKLEDGLKCRLCKEGWLELGGAGMIHPNVLKAGGIDPKIYNGFAFGWGVERTFMMKEGMKIDDIRLLYKNDLRFLKQF from the coding sequence ATGAAAGACAAGCTTCAACAATTAAAAAAATCCGCTATGGCGGATTTGGAAAAAGCAAAAAATGCAGAAGCTTTGCAGGATTTTGAAGTTAATTATTTTGGAAGAAAAGGAAAATATACTTTTTTAGTTAAGGAATTGCCAAAGCTTTCTACAGAAAATAAAAAAAATATAGGACGTTTGGCGAATGAGATAAAAACAGAAATACAAGAAGCTATAAAAACAAGACAAGTAGAACTGCAATCAGAACGGCTTGGAAATTTTGCTAAAGAAGAATGGATTGATAGAACGTTGCCAGGTGAAAAGCCAAGAGTTGGGCATTTGCATATAACAAGCCAGGCAATAGAAGAAATCGTTTCTATTTTTACACGTCTTGGATTTGTAAGGCGTAAATATCCGGAGATAGAATGGGATTGGTATGCATTTGAAGCTCTAAATATGCCGGCATCGCATCCGGCGCGAGATGAATGGGAAACATTTTTTATTGATTTACCTGTTGGAAAAAAAGGAAAGATTGTCTTGACGCCACACACATCAAGCGGACAGGTTCGCGAAATGGAAAGTGGAAAATTGCCAATTAGAATGATGAATATTTCAAAGACATATCGCAGGCAGTCCGATGTATCACATACGCCCGTTTTTCATCAGTTTGAAGGGCTTTTTATTGATAAGGATGTAAGTATCGCCAACTTAAAAGGCGTGCTCGATTATTTTGCCAAAAGTTTTTTTGGGGAGGGTAGGCGTACACGTCTTCGCCCGTTTCATTTTCGTTTTACCGAACCGTCGTTTGAGATTGATGTGAGTTGTGATGTTTGTGGAGGAATAGGAAAATTGGAAGACGGCTTAAAATGCCGACTTTGCAAAGAAGGCTGGCTTGAACTTGGTGGTGCGGGAATGATTCATCCCAATGTATTGAAAGCTGGCGGAATTGATCCAAAAATATATAATGGGTTTGCATTTGGTTGGGGTGTTGAGCGGACATTTATGATGAAAGAGGGGATGAAAATAGACGACATCCGTTTGCTTTATAAAAATGATTTAAGATTTTTAAAACAATTTTAA